A stretch of the Glutamicibacter sp. JL.03c genome encodes the following:
- a CDS encoding sodium-dependent transporter — MSSPSSKQGAPLASEKRETFSSRKLFILSAVGSAVGLGNIWRFPYVAYENGGGAFLIPYLVAILCAGIPLLFLDYSIGHRYRGSAPLAYRRANRKTEMLGWWQVLICFIIAIYYAAIIAWAAMFCWFSITKAWEKNPDGAEGFFMNDFLQVSDTVGISFDFVGNIFTPMLFVWLIAIVIMVAGVNKGISRANGIFMPLLIVMFVILVVQSVFLPGAIDGLNAFFTPNFEALQDPAVWAAAFGHIFFSLSVAFGIMVTYSSYMKRKSDLTGSGYVVAFANSGFELLAGIGVFAALGFMAHNAGSSVDDVATSGIGLAFIAFPTIVSQAPLGSLIGVLFFGSLVFAGLTSLISILEVIVAAFQDKLGWKRTPATLVVVLPVAVISMLLFPTTTGLYLLDTMDAFVNQFGILACALVLVIVFGAGLGMLPKLAKHMNRHSSIKLSTGWKVLVGGIGPAALGYMLINEVQAKINESYSGYPLWFNGVFGWGMAGLLIVGALVLSLVPWSKNSKINDPEFEQHQRNVEAEELSETAGKEY; from the coding sequence ATGAGCTCTCCATCTTCGAAACAGGGCGCTCCACTCGCATCGGAAAAGCGTGAGACTTTCAGTTCACGAAAGCTCTTCATTCTTTCCGCGGTTGGTTCGGCCGTTGGTCTGGGAAATATTTGGCGTTTCCCATACGTCGCCTACGAGAACGGTGGCGGTGCATTCCTGATCCCCTACCTCGTAGCTATCCTCTGCGCAGGTATTCCACTGCTCTTCCTCGACTATTCGATCGGGCACCGCTATCGCGGTTCGGCCCCGCTGGCTTACCGACGGGCCAATCGCAAAACCGAAATGCTCGGTTGGTGGCAGGTACTGATCTGCTTCATCATCGCCATCTACTACGCCGCCATCATCGCGTGGGCTGCCATGTTCTGCTGGTTCTCGATTACCAAGGCTTGGGAGAAGAACCCCGACGGAGCCGAAGGCTTCTTCATGAATGACTTCCTGCAAGTCTCGGATACCGTGGGCATCTCCTTTGACTTTGTCGGAAATATCTTCACGCCGATGCTGTTCGTCTGGCTGATCGCCATCGTGATCATGGTCGCCGGCGTGAACAAGGGCATCTCGCGCGCTAACGGCATCTTCATGCCGCTGCTGATCGTCATGTTCGTGATCCTCGTGGTCCAGTCGGTCTTCCTGCCCGGTGCAATCGACGGCCTGAACGCCTTCTTCACCCCGAACTTCGAAGCGCTGCAGGACCCCGCAGTCTGGGCGGCGGCCTTTGGCCATATCTTCTTCTCGCTGTCCGTTGCCTTCGGCATCATGGTGACCTACTCGTCCTACATGAAGCGCAAGAGCGATTTGACCGGTTCGGGCTATGTGGTGGCTTTCGCCAACTCTGGCTTCGAACTGCTCGCCGGTATCGGGGTTTTCGCAGCCTTGGGCTTCATGGCGCATAACGCCGGCTCCAGCGTTGACGATGTGGCAACCAGCGGCATCGGCCTGGCATTCATTGCCTTCCCGACCATCGTCTCGCAGGCTCCGCTGGGTTCGCTGATCGGCGTGCTGTTCTTCGGCTCGCTGGTCTTCGCAGGCCTGACCTCGCTGATCTCGATCCTCGAAGTGATCGTCGCGGCCTTCCAGGACAAGCTGGGCTGGAAGCGCACTCCGGCCACCTTGGTTGTTGTCCTACCAGTGGCCGTGATTTCGATGCTGCTCTTCCCGACCACCACGGGCCTGTACCTGCTGGATACCATGGACGCTTTCGTGAACCAGTTTGGCATTCTCGCCTGCGCCCTGGTCTTGGTCATCGTCTTCGGCGCCGGACTTGGCATGCTGCCAAAGCTGGCCAAGCACATGAACCGCCACAGCTCCATCAAGCTGAGCACCGGATGGAAGGTCCTGGTGGGCGGCATCGGTCCAGCGGCCCTGGGCTACATGCTGATCAACGAGGTTCAAGCCAAGATCAACGAGTCCTACTCCGGCTACCCGCTGTGGTTCAACGGAGTGTTTGGCTGGGGCATGGCAGGTCTGCTGATCGTCGGCGCCCTGGTCCTGTCCCTGGTTCCGTGGAGCAAGAACTCCAAGATCAA